A single window of bacterium DNA harbors:
- the hemN gene encoding oxygen-independent coproporphyrinogen III oxidase: MIKTNWIDIPEDQLFAMVEELDTRGPRYTSYPTVPVWKAPLNREAYTNSLRRLGKEGKAIAVYVHLPFCRQRCLYCGCNAHITHDEARIHRYMDALETEVRKVTDEFKHPLTHSQLHLGGGTPTYVPVSRLAKLLDLVIERIPGAESSDRSIEVDPRVTTDEHLDLLAERGFTRISAGLQDLNADVQHAVRREYTFLEISEFIERARSRGFLSVNIDLIYGLPMQTRRTWKDTVQAVASLRPDRLACFGYAHLPARMKHQQAIHEEDLPTSRDRLGMLFDAHRIFGAEGYVGIGMDHFALPEDDLAVAQDEGRLWRNFMGYTTTRGLELLGLGCSGISEFTDLFAQNISSPEVYAAAIEQGHLPLERGHELSADDRVTKQIINHLMCNLEVHVPDAAEVNDEDFFARMKNAMGCVGSFEPLGLVTKNGSGYHVTQLGQLFVRNLAMPFDRYLREQSNVLFSRTV, translated from the coding sequence ATGATAAAGACAAACTGGATAGACATTCCTGAAGATCAGCTCTTTGCGATGGTTGAGGAGCTTGACACACGAGGTCCGCGCTACACGTCATATCCAACAGTGCCGGTATGGAAGGCTCCGCTCAATCGCGAGGCTTACACCAATTCGCTGCGCAGACTTGGAAAGGAAGGCAAGGCGATAGCCGTGTATGTGCATTTGCCGTTCTGCCGCCAGCGCTGCCTGTACTGCGGCTGCAATGCACACATTACGCATGATGAAGCGCGCATCCATAGATACATGGATGCATTGGAAACCGAGGTCAGGAAGGTAACCGACGAATTCAAGCATCCGTTGACGCACAGTCAACTGCACCTTGGCGGCGGTACACCGACTTACGTGCCGGTATCGCGGCTGGCAAAGCTGCTTGACTTGGTAATTGAGAGAATTCCAGGGGCAGAGAGTTCAGATCGCTCGATTGAGGTTGACCCGCGAGTTACAACGGATGAGCATCTCGACTTGCTGGCTGAACGGGGTTTCACTCGAATATCTGCCGGCCTGCAGGATTTGAATGCCGATGTCCAGCACGCAGTACGGCGTGAGTACACGTTCCTCGAGATCAGTGAATTTATAGAGCGAGCGCGCTCGCGCGGTTTCCTGAGTGTCAATATTGATCTCATATACGGCCTGCCGATGCAGACGCGCCGGACTTGGAAAGACACGGTGCAAGCCGTGGCTTCACTTAGACCCGACCGGCTTGCCTGCTTTGGGTATGCGCACCTTCCGGCCAGAATGAAGCATCAGCAGGCAATTCATGAAGAAGATCTGCCAACGTCCCGTGATCGGCTGGGGATGCTGTTCGATGCACACCGCATCTTCGGCGCAGAAGGGTACGTCGGAATAGGTATGGACCATTTTGCGCTGCCGGAAGATGACCTTGCGGTTGCGCAGGATGAAGGCAGATTATGGCGCAACTTCATGGGATACACTACAACACGCGGCTTGGAATTGCTCGGATTGGGATGTTCAGGCATCAGCGAGTTTACAGATCTATTCGCACAAAACATATCGTCACCGGAAGTTTATGCAGCGGCGATTGAGCAAGGACATCTGCCCTTGGAACGCGGTCACGAGCTAAGCGCGGACGACCGTGTCACAAAGCAGATTATCAATCACCTCATGTGCAATCTTGAAGTGCATGTGCCGGACGCGGCGGAAGTCAACGATGAAGACTTCTTCGCTCGCATGAAGAACGCCATGGGCTGTGTTGGTTCGTTTGAACCACTTGGTTTGGTTACGAAGAACGGCTCCGGTTATCACGTTACACAGCTAGGCCAACTGTTCGTAAGGAACCTTGCAATGCCGTTTGACAGATACCTCAGAGAGCAGTCCAATGTTCTGTTTTCAAGAACGGTGTAG
- the hemH gene encoding ferrochelatase, translating to MKEAILLVNMGGPSRRNDVEPYLREIFSDPAIIDLPAFIRKPLASLIAMKRKEEVADRYEALGGYSPLFHWSEALRQNILRELNTRGIDMDVAWAFRYMSPSIHDTMSVLSSKGVEKVHVLPLFPHYTHTMTGSVMKEVKRSAQRTKLLYEYIEDWGQETQILELWGTYLSNAVLEAGNGARVMFVAHGIPQIYVNRGDDYPERVRMSAQKLCSLLPASTEWTVAFQSKVGPLEWTKPYMEDVLEEWSKSSAPIVMMPLSFVADCLETLYDLDDVAKHLAGKHGAKKYVRARVFNDDPEFAKALIDVWQEKCYAECC from the coding sequence ATGAAAGAAGCCATACTACTTGTAAACATGGGTGGACCTTCCAGACGGAATGATGTCGAGCCCTATCTGCGGGAGATTTTCAGCGATCCGGCAATTATTGATTTGCCCGCATTCATCCGCAAACCGCTTGCAAGTCTGATTGCGATGAAGCGAAAAGAGGAAGTCGCAGACCGCTATGAGGCATTAGGTGGATACAGCCCGCTTTTTCATTGGTCCGAAGCGCTCAGGCAGAACATTCTGCGCGAACTGAATACACGTGGAATAGATATGGATGTTGCTTGGGCGTTTCGATACATGTCCCCGTCTATACACGACACGATGAGTGTCCTGTCCTCCAAAGGTGTGGAAAAGGTTCATGTGCTGCCGCTGTTTCCGCATTACACTCATACGATGACGGGATCAGTCATGAAAGAAGTCAAGCGGTCGGCTCAACGAACGAAACTGCTGTACGAGTATATTGAAGATTGGGGACAGGAAACACAAATACTGGAGCTGTGGGGAACATACCTCAGTAACGCAGTCTTAGAAGCCGGGAACGGTGCGCGCGTAATGTTTGTTGCACACGGAATCCCTCAAATCTACGTGAACCGGGGTGACGACTACCCTGAGCGTGTTCGAATGTCGGCACAAAAACTATGCTCACTCTTGCCGGCAAGCACAGAGTGGACGGTTGCGTTCCAGAGCAAAGTCGGTCCGCTCGAGTGGACGAAGCCTTACATGGAAGACGTGCTCGAAGAATGGTCAAAGAGTTCCGCCCCGATAGTGATGATGCCACTCAGTTTTGTTGCAGATTGCCTTGAAACCCTGTACGATCTTGATGATGTTGCCAAACACCTCGCGGGAAAGCACGGGGCAAAGAAGTATGTGCGCGCACGTGTATTCAATGATGACCCTGAATTTGCCAAGGCGCTGATAGACGTCTGGCAGGAGAAGTGTTATGCGGAATGCTGCTGA